The nucleotide window CTCACGGGTCCACCCGAACCTGGCGGCGCAGGCCGACCCGCCGCACATCACCAAACTGCCGCAGCGCTGCCACGGCGGCGTCATTGCCGAGCATCTCTTCCGCTAACGAAAAAACCCGCCTTGCGGCGGGTTTTTCATTCCTGTTCAGGAGTGAGGCGGCTATGCCATTGCAGGAGCGGGCTGCACCCCCTCAACCGAGGCCTCTTCGCCGACCATGGGCTGGGCCATGACCTTTTCTTCCAGGTAGATTTCCCGGTTTTCATCCAGGTGGCGCAGGAAGGCATTGTTCAAGGCGTGGCCGGAAGCAAACACCTCGAAATGGCCGTGGATCGGAGCGCCGAAAGTGGCAATGTCGCCCACGAAGTCGAGAATCTTGTGACGAACGAACTCATCCTGGAAGCGCAGGCCTTCCGCGTTGAGGATGTTGTACTCATCAAGGACGACCGCGTTATCCAGGGAACCGCCCAGAGCCAGGCCGTTGGCGTGCAGGTAATCGACTTCCTTGAGGAAACCGAAGGTGCGCGCCTTGGCGATCTCGGTGGCGAAATTATCGGGGGTGATTTCAAGCTCCATGGTCTGGCGACCGATGAGCGGATGGGCGAACTCGATGGTGTAGTCGATGCGCAGGCCGTCATGGGGACGGGCCTTGATGTATTTTCCGTCCTGCTCGAACTCAAAGGCCTTCTTGACGGCCATGAACCGGCGGGGCTTGTTCAGTTTGCGGACGCCCGCCTGCTTGAGCAGGTAGACGAAGGAGGCTGCGGAACCGTCCATGATGGGCAGCTCCTTGCCGGAGACTTCGATATGGATATTGTCGATGCCCATGCCGTTGACGGCAGCCAGGAGGTGCTCGACAGTGGCCACGGTCTCACGACCGTCGCCCAGCACGGTGGCAAGGCTGGTTTCCACGACCAAGGAGGGAGCGGGAGTGAGGAAGGTGGAACCGGTACCGTTGCGTAGGGAAAACAGGATGCCGGTGTCCTCAGCCGCCGGGCGGAGAACCAACTCCACCTGCTTGCCGCTGTGAAGGCCGATTCCCGTGCAACGCACTGATTTGAATATGGTAGTCTGAGACATTAATCCTCCGGTTTGTAACAAAAGAAAAAGCAAGAATGGTGCCAGAGGGCGTCTACAGACGAAATTCAATTATTACGACAAGTTAACCGGCAAGACTTTCTCTAGAGACGTGTTGCATTCACGCAACTAATTGTATTTTTACAACAACGAATTCAGCCTGCTGTTGCAATTACGCCATTATAATTTCCGGGCGCAGACAACACGGTCCAATCCGGCGAGGTCCCTGACGACCCTAACGTCTCCGAATCGCGAAAACTCTGCGCACATTATTTTTTGCACCGCCTCCCCCTGACCGCAACCGATTTCCATGAACAGATACCCCCCTGGGGCAAGCATGTCCTCGATGCGGGGAAGCATCGCGCGGATGTGGGTCAAGCCGTCGACGCCGCTGACCAGCGCGCCCGTGGGCTCGAAACCTGTCACCTCCCGGCTGGCGTCGGCGAACTCCCCTTCCGTGACGTACGGAGGGTTGGACACGACCAGCTCAAATGATTCGGGATCGAACTTTTGTTCGGTAAAATCAGAATGTTGAAATTCGATTCGGCCACTTACCCCGTGGCGCTGAGCATTGGATTTCGCCACTTCCAACGCCGCCGGGCTGATGTCCACGGCCACGCCGGTCGCCCCGGGGAAAAGGACGCAGAGCGTCACCGCCAGGATGCCGGACCCGGTTCCCAGATCCGCGAAATGAAGCACTGAACCCTTGGGAAAAATCGACTCAGCCTCTTCGATGATGTGTTCGGTCTCGGGACGGGGGATAAGCGTGTCGGGAGTGACCCGGAAATCGAGGCCGTAAAACTCCTTCTCTCCCAGGATATAGGCCACGGGCTCACCGACCTCGCGCCGGGCCAGGAGTGACTCGATCTCGACGAGCTCCGCATCGGTGGGCACACGATTGCGATTCAGCGTCAGATCCATGCGGGAGCAATCGAGCGCATGGGCCACCAGCAATTCGGCGCTCAGGCGCGGCGAATCCACTCCGGCAAGCCGGGCTTCGCCCGCGCTGAGGATATCGAAAATGACGGGAGACATGGGTTTCCCCCGGGCAACGGTTAGTCGCCCTGGTGCTTCATGGCCTCAGCCTGGTAGTGGCTGATGAGGGCGTCCTGCAACTCGTCCAGCTCGCCTTCCATGATCCTGTGCAGGGAATGCAGGGTCAGGTTGATGCGGTGATCCGAACAGCGGCCCTGCGGGAAGTTATAGGTGCGGATGCGCTCGGAACGGTCGCCCGTGCCCACCTGGCTGCGCCGGGTCGCGTCTTCCTCGGCCTTGGCCTTGTCCTGTTCAAGCTGCAACAGCCGGGAACGGAGGACCTTCAGGGCCTTGGCCTTGTTCTTGTGCTGGGACTTCTCGTCCTGGCAGATGACCACCAGGCCGGTGGGAATGTGCGTGATGCGGATGGCGGAGTCCGTGGTGTTGACCGACTGGCCGCCGGGACCGGAGGCCCGGAACACGTCCACGCGCAGATCTTCGGCGCGGATGCTGACGTCCACGTCCTCGGCCTCGGGCATGATGGCCACGGTCACGGCGGAGGTGTGAATGCGGCCCTGGGACTCGGTGGCCGGGACGCGCTGCACGCGGTGGGTGCCGGACTCGTATTTGAGCTTGGAGTAGACCTTGTCGCCGGAAATGGAAGCGATCACTTCCTTGAGTCCGCCGGAGCCGGTGGCGTTGGAGCTCATCTCCTCCACCTTCCATTTGTTGGCCTCGGCGTAGCGGGTGTACATGCGATACAGGTCGGCCGCGAAAAGAGCCGCCTCGTCGCCGCCGGTTCCGGCCCGGATTTCCAGGATGATGTTCTTTTCATCCATGGGGTCTTTGGGCAGGAGCAGAACCTTGAGTTGATCCTCCAGCAGGGGAAGCTCGGCCTCGATCTCCGCGATCTCGGCCTTGGCCATCTCCTGGATTTCCGGATCAGGATCGTTCAACATCTCCCGGTTGTCGGCCAGGTCGCTGGAAAACTGCTTGTACTTGCGAAAGATTTCGACCACCTCGCCGAGGTCGGCGTGGGCCTTGGACACCTTCTTGTACCGTTCCTGGTCATTGAAGATGTCGGGCTGGGCAAGCTCCTCTTCCAACTGAACGTATTTGACTTCGATCTCTTCAAGCTTGCCGAACATATCTTAGCACTCCTCGGGCTTGACGGCGCACTGCAGGGCGGCAATGGCCACCTCAAGCTGGCTGTCATCGGGTTCCTTGGTGGTCAACAACTGCATCATGAGACCGGGCCAGCACATCAACTTGCACAGGACATTCTTGCTGTACTTGCCCGCGAACTTGATCATCTCATAGGCCACGCAGCTTACCGGGATCATGAGCACCAGCTTCATGCCGACGATGTACAGATGCTTGACGATGAAATTTTCAGGCGCATAAAAAGTGAGGAGGTACGGGACCAGCACCGCGTACAGCATGATGGAAACGACCAGGACGAACAACAGGAAGGCCGTCCCGCAGCGGGGGTGCAGACGGCTGTGGAACCGGGTCGAATCCGGGGAAAGCTCCCTGCCCTCTTCCCAGGTCCAGATGACCTTGTGCTCGGCGCCGTGGTATTCGAACACGCGGCGGATGTCGGGGATCAAGGAGATGGCCAGGATATAGCCCACAAAGACGGCCATCTTGATGAGGCCGTCCCAGGCGTGGAAACTCAGGGAATCCACGTCGCCCGCCCAGCCGAGCATCTCCATGCCCACCGACAGGAAATGCGGCAGGACCACGAACAGGCCGAGCGCGGCGCCCAGGGCCAGCACCATGGTCAGGGCCAGATGCCAGTTGGTCAGCTCGCCCGCCTCTTCATCTTCTTCGGCGGCCTGCATGGCGGAATAGTTGAGGGCCTTGATCCCGTTGACCATGGTCTCCATGAGCACGGGGAAGCCTCTGAGGAAGGGTTTCTTGAGCAGGGGATGCCGAACCATGGTGAACCATGGCCGGACCTCGGTGACGATCTCACCGCCCGGCTTGCGGATGGCAATGGCCAGCGTATTCTTGGCGCGCATCATGACGCCCTCGATCACAGCCTGGCCGCCCACCGCCTGGGGCGCCGCCAACGTCAGGAGTCCTCGCAAGTTCAAGAGTGTACCCTCCGAAGGTATGGAGTTGAACCGACCGTGCGGCGGAAGAGCCCCCCGCATCCCGTATCTTCCAGAATTAAGGATTCAATCGGGATTGTAAAGCCTGCCGGACAAAAGGATATGCCTTCGCATGGGGCTAGACCCCAACGAAGGCATATGCTCGCGGCTTGACGCCGAAAAACAGTTACTTCTTGGCGGCCAGGCTGCTCAGATCGCCGTACTTCTTGCGGAAGCGGTCGATGCGGCCGGCGGTGTCAACAAAGCGCTGCTTGCCGGTGTAGAAGGGGTGGCAGTTGGAACAGATTTCCACTTCCAGCTCTTCGCTCTTGGTGGTCAGCAGCTCGGTCTCGTAACCGCAGTGGCAGCGGACTTTGGCCTTATAGGTCTTGGGATGAATATCGTTTTTCATGACTGTCTCCTGTCATTCTTTTTGCGTGGAACTCGGTCTTATACGCACTGCCACCGTGGTTGGCAAGAAAAAAATCAAGCATAATCCTGACGCCATTGCGGAAAAAGAAAAGGGCGGGAGACGAACTCCCGCCCTGCATGATCAAGCTTTGGTTGCGGACTAGACGCAGCCGGTGGGCTTGGGCAGGCCAGCCATCTTACAGGCTCCCTTGCCGGGTCCGGACGGGAACAGCTCGTAGATCTGCTTCAGCTTGAAGCCGGTGACCTTGGAGAGGATGCGGACCATCGGAGCGATGCCGTTCTTCTTGTAGTAGTCCTGCAGGAAGTCGATGACTTTCTGATGATCGTCGGTGATTTCCTTGATGCCTTCGGACTCTTTCACGTAGTCAACCCAAAGCGGGGTCCAATCTTCAAATTTCTGCAGGAAACCGTCTTCGTCGACTTCAAAAGAAGCGCCCTGGAATTCAACAACAGCCATTGTATCCTCCTAAGTGGATGTTTGTCATGCTGTGGCTCCGAAACATTCGGAGCAACCTTATCCGTTTAAACAGCGATCCGCTGCTTAGATGCAATAACAAAAGATACGGTGCAAAACCGTGGGGGGACATTACGTCCACCCTCACCCTTTGTCAAGGGCTTGCCACATTTCAATGCAACAATTTCACGCACTCACTTCTCTCCGTAACAACCTAGGATTCCATAAGTTCGTCATAATGGCTCCGGGCGTATTCCAGGCTGGGGTCCATATCCAGGGCCGCCTTGAGGTAGTCGAGCGCCTCCTGGCGGTTGCCCATGAATTTATGGCACAGGCCTAGATTGGCGAGGTCGTGGGGGGAGCCGCTGTCGATGTCGAGGGAGGCCTGGAAATCCTCTGCGGCCTGCTGATAACGCTTGCCCTTGAAGTGTGCCACGCCGCGCAGGTTGAAGAATTCCTTGCACTCCCGATCCAGCTCGATGGCCCGGTCCAGATGCTCGATGGTATTCTCCCAATCCTCCACCTGGCTGAGGGCATAGGCCTGATAAAAGGCTGCCAGGGCGCGTTCCTCATCGGCGGGCTGGAGCGGCTCGGCCACCGCGAACATGTCTGCGGCAAACAACGGGTCGCCCATGCGCAGGGCCAACAGTCCGCGAAAGAACGGAATGAAGTACGCATCGGGATAAATGTCCTCGATCACGTCCAGCCCTTCGAGGGCCTCGTCGAACTCCACGTCCTCGGCCAGGATGCGGCCCACGAACAGGCCGATGGACCGGTTCGGGGTGCGCTCGCGGAAATCGAAACCGGGCACGAAGTTGTAGTTGGCCGTGACCATCAGGTCAGGATGGCGGGTGTCCACCGAGAACAGGGTGTTGCCGCCCGCCTCCAGCCCTTTGGCCAGGGATTGCAGTTCAGCGTATATGTCGCCGTCCTCGATCGTGGGCAGGGATTCAAGCGGAACCACCTCCCCTTCCAGCAGCCACTTCAATTGACCCAGATCAGTGAATTTGGGCAGGCCTGAGGCCTCGTACACCCGGCTGGTCTCGAAGTCTCCCGCCAGCTGCGCCACCTCGGTGACGGCCCGGATGGCCGCCTTGACGGGCGAAGCGGCAGTCCCGGCGGTAAATACGATCTCGCTGAGCGCCGGGAAGGTCTTCCTGTCCCAGGCCACGGCAGCCACGGTGGGCACGGGGTAGCCAAGGGAGAAGTCCTTGAGGACGAGGGTGATGCCGTTTTCCTCAAAGCAATTCACAAGCCGGGCCAACACCGGATCGCTCGTTGCGGAGACATCGATGGTCGGCGTTACCTGCCGGGAGCGGTCGATGACCGCGCAGACATGCCGCTCCACCAGCTCGCAGGCACCCTGGGAAATGGATTCCTCGAAGGTATTGCCTGCGGAAGATCCGTTGAATTCATTGAGCTTCTTGAACCAGTCAAGAGGGACGTACTCTTCCTTTTCCGCACAGACGTTCAGGGCGGGATGGAACTTCCAGCGGTGGAGATCCATGAGCCTCACCGCCTTGTCCTCGTCCAGATCCTCGCCGACGGAGTGGGTGATCCGGTCGATGGACATGGTCTGTCCGGGCCATCTGGCCTGGGCCTCGGACCAGGTCAGTTCCTCGAAATTGGAGTCGTCGGCCCAGAAGCTGAAATAGGAAAAACGCTCCACCAGCTCCATGAGGGCCGAGGCCTCGGCCTGCTCGGGGGACGCGCCCTTGCCCATCTGCTTTCGGGTGGGCATGACTTCCCGGGCCTCGGGACCGCACTGGCTGACGAAGACCGGTATGCCGAGCCGACCCGTGTCGACCCTGTCGGTCTGGGCCAGAACGCCCCGGCACGTCTCCTCGAGGCGGGCCTTGACCCGCTGCACGGTCTCCTCCGGGGTGCACGCCTTGTCCTGGTCCGTGGTGAACGTCTTCACGCATGGCTTGAGCTCGATCACAACGCCTTCCTCTTCATGCGGTACATGTTGATGACGTTCTCCTCGCCTGTCTCCTTGTCCCTGTAGTTGGCATCGGATTTCATCATGGCGAACGTTTCAGCCGCCTTGTCGAAGAACTTCCTGCCCTGCCGCTTGCGGTCCAGGGCCAGCAGGACCTCGGCATGGGGAGCGTCCGACAGGTGGCTGTCGATGAAGTCGGCCAGGGGCTCATAGGAATCCTCGCTGTACAGCACCTCGCAGCCGATGATGTAATCGAACCGCTGCCCCATGTCGTCGGTGGTGAAGTCCGCACGCCGCAGGTCGACCCGATCGTCCAGGCCGTTTTTCAAGGCGTTGATCTTGCTGAACAACAAAGCGAAAGGCTCGATGTCGGTAATGACGACCTCGTGACCGAGGCTGGCCAGCAGCAACCCGTTGACCGCGCAGCCCGCCCCGACCTCCAGGAAAGTGCCTCCCTCGGCAAAGGGGAACCTGGTCAGGGTGTAGCCGAGCACCAGACAGGACGGCCAGACCTTGGCCCACAGGGGCAACGTGATCGTCTTCCCGTTCCTGTTCTTGTCGATGAGCTTGTCCAGGTACTTGGGCATGTTTTTGATTTGCAATATTTCCAGCGACCGTTCGCCCATGGAAACGGTCTCGAACTCGACCTCGCCGAACTCGCGAACAGCCAGGTCGATGAGCGCACCAATAGGCTGGTCCAGGTTATGAACTGTATCCGCCACGTATCCCTCCGAAAATATGAATCGCCCCGGAAACAGGGCTACTGATTAACTCTGTCGATCTTTTCCAGAACCCACAGGGCTCCGGCCTTGCCGTCGTCCCTGGAAAACTCCCACACCTGGCGGGAGTGGGCGGTCCGCTCACCCTGCTCGCCGGTCCTGAGTTGCGCATCGTAAAAAACGGTCGCCAAAGTCCGTCCGCCCTGGGACTTCAGTTCCATGAGCCGGGCGTTGAGGAGCATGACCTCGGTCCTGTCCCCGCCGCCTGCCGCCATGGCCTCGTTGAAGACCTCGTCCGAAATGAAATCGCGGATGCCCGTGAAATCCCCCTCGTCGCCGGCCTGCAGGAAGCGGGCGAAGAAGAGCTTGGCCCCCTCCAGGAACTCGACCTCGTCGAAGTCCTTTCCGGACACGTCGGGCGACACCCCCGTGGGCGTCGTCGGTTCGGGCCGCTCCTCGGTGTCGGACCTGAGTATATCCCAGGTACGGCGAGCGGCTTCATGCCGGTCCATGGAAACCGGTTCGGACGGCTCGTCACCGGATGCGTCGTCCGCATCCGTGGGAGTCCAGCGTCCCGGCCTGGTATCGTCTTTTCTCCCGCGCCGCCTGAAGGAGCGGACAAGAAAAAAGGCGATGCCTGCCAACAGCAAAACATTGAGCAGACCGCCGGAACGGCCGCCGGACGGCATTTCCTGGG belongs to Pseudodesulfovibrio portus and includes:
- the lpxC gene encoding UDP-3-O-acyl-N-acetylglucosamine deacetylase; translated protein: MSQTTIFKSVRCTGIGLHSGKQVELVLRPAAEDTGILFSLRNGTGSTFLTPAPSLVVETSLATVLGDGRETVATVEHLLAAVNGMGIDNIHIEVSGKELPIMDGSAASFVYLLKQAGVRKLNKPRRFMAVKKAFEFEQDGKYIKARPHDGLRIDYTIEFAHPLIGRQTMELEITPDNFATEIAKARTFGFLKEVDYLHANGLALGGSLDNAVVLDEYNILNAEGLRFQDEFVRHKILDFVGDIATFGAPIHGHFEVFASGHALNNAFLRHLDENREIYLEEKVMAQPMVGEEASVEGVQPAPAMA
- the prmC gene encoding peptide chain release factor N(5)-glutamine methyltransferase → MSPVIFDILSAGEARLAGVDSPRLSAELLVAHALDCSRMDLTLNRNRVPTDAELVEIESLLARREVGEPVAYILGEKEFYGLDFRVTPDTLIPRPETEHIIEEAESIFPKGSVLHFADLGTGSGILAVTLCVLFPGATGVAVDISPAALEVAKSNAQRHGVSGRIEFQHSDFTEQKFDPESFELVVSNPPYVTEGEFADASREVTGFEPTGALVSGVDGLTHIRAMLPRIEDMLAPGGYLFMEIGCGQGEAVQKIMCAEFSRFGDVRVVRDLAGLDRVVCARKL
- the prfA gene encoding peptide chain release factor 1, whose product is MFGKLEEIEVKYVQLEEELAQPDIFNDQERYKKVSKAHADLGEVVEIFRKYKQFSSDLADNREMLNDPDPEIQEMAKAEIAEIEAELPLLEDQLKVLLLPKDPMDEKNIILEIRAGTGGDEAALFAADLYRMYTRYAEANKWKVEEMSSNATGSGGLKEVIASISGDKVYSKLKYESGTHRVQRVPATESQGRIHTSAVTVAIMPEAEDVDVSIRAEDLRVDVFRASGPGGQSVNTTDSAIRITHIPTGLVVICQDEKSQHKNKAKALKVLRSRLLQLEQDKAKAEEDATRRSQVGTGDRSERIRTYNFPQGRCSDHRINLTLHSLHRIMEGELDELQDALISHYQAEAMKHQGD
- a CDS encoding DUF1385 domain-containing protein translates to MNLRGLLTLAAPQAVGGQAVIEGVMMRAKNTLAIAIRKPGGEIVTEVRPWFTMVRHPLLKKPFLRGFPVLMETMVNGIKALNYSAMQAAEEDEEAGELTNWHLALTMVLALGAALGLFVVLPHFLSVGMEMLGWAGDVDSLSFHAWDGLIKMAVFVGYILAISLIPDIRRVFEYHGAEHKVIWTWEEGRELSPDSTRFHSRLHPRCGTAFLLFVLVVSIMLYAVLVPYLLTFYAPENFIVKHLYIVGMKLVLMIPVSCVAYEMIKFAGKYSKNVLCKLMCWPGLMMQLLTTKEPDDSQLEVAIAALQCAVKPEEC
- the rpmE gene encoding 50S ribosomal protein L31; the encoded protein is MKNDIHPKTYKAKVRCHCGYETELLTTKSEELEVEICSNCHPFYTGKQRFVDTAGRIDRFRKKYGDLSSLAAKK
- a CDS encoding TusE/DsrC/DsvC family sulfur relay protein; translation: MAVVEFQGASFEVDEDGFLQKFEDWTPLWVDYVKESEGIKEITDDHQKVIDFLQDYYKKNGIAPMVRILSKVTGFKLKQIYELFPSGPGKGACKMAGLPKPTGCV
- a CDS encoding YcaO-like family protein, with translation MIELKPCVKTFTTDQDKACTPEETVQRVKARLEETCRGVLAQTDRVDTGRLGIPVFVSQCGPEAREVMPTRKQMGKGASPEQAEASALMELVERFSYFSFWADDSNFEELTWSEAQARWPGQTMSIDRITHSVGEDLDEDKAVRLMDLHRWKFHPALNVCAEKEEYVPLDWFKKLNEFNGSSAGNTFEESISQGACELVERHVCAVIDRSRQVTPTIDVSATSDPVLARLVNCFEENGITLVLKDFSLGYPVPTVAAVAWDRKTFPALSEIVFTAGTAASPVKAAIRAVTEVAQLAGDFETSRVYEASGLPKFTDLGQLKWLLEGEVVPLESLPTIEDGDIYAELQSLAKGLEAGGNTLFSVDTRHPDLMVTANYNFVPGFDFRERTPNRSIGLFVGRILAEDVEFDEALEGLDVIEDIYPDAYFIPFFRGLLALRMGDPLFAADMFAVAEPLQPADEERALAAFYQAYALSQVEDWENTIEHLDRAIELDRECKEFFNLRGVAHFKGKRYQQAAEDFQASLDIDSGSPHDLANLGLCHKFMGNRQEALDYLKAALDMDPSLEYARSHYDELMES
- a CDS encoding class I SAM-dependent methyltransferase, with the translated sequence MADTVHNLDQPIGALIDLAVREFGEVEFETVSMGERSLEILQIKNMPKYLDKLIDKNRNGKTITLPLWAKVWPSCLVLGYTLTRFPFAEGGTFLEVGAGCAVNGLLLASLGHEVVITDIEPFALLFSKINALKNGLDDRVDLRRADFTTDDMGQRFDYIIGCEVLYSEDSYEPLADFIDSHLSDAPHAEVLLALDRKRQGRKFFDKAAETFAMMKSDANYRDKETGEENVINMYRMKRKAL
- a CDS encoding Tim44 domain-containing protein; its protein translation is MAVASPAMAQEMPSGGRSGGLLNVLLLAGIAFFLVRSFRRRGRKDDTRPGRWTPTDADDASGDEPSEPVSMDRHEAARRTWDILRSDTEERPEPTTPTGVSPDVSGKDFDEVEFLEGAKLFFARFLQAGDEGDFTGIRDFISDEVFNEAMAAGGGDRTEVMLLNARLMELKSQGGRTLATVFYDAQLRTGEQGERTAHSRQVWEFSRDDGKAGALWVLEKIDRVNQ